In bacterium, a single window of DNA contains:
- a CDS encoding biotin transporter BioY — protein MVTIIERFENAKRTFYAWSDSLPVAKKFLVSFVMASIVGLLAQIRVYLPWTPVPIVGSGLGVVISGVILGGSWGAVSMLIYALLGFAGVPWFAGLKGGPEVLFGPTAGYIVGFIFAAAFVGYLTRMSGKSRSFVKILLIVAVANFILIYIPGLIWLKRWFLFSCHRALSIKELLFLGALPFVP, from the coding sequence ATGGTGACAATAATCGAAAGATTTGAGAATGCAAAACGAACATTCTATGCTTGGAGCGATAGTCTTCCGGTGGCGAAGAAGTTTTTAGTTTCTTTCGTAATGGCATCGATAGTGGGATTGTTGGCTCAAATTCGTGTTTACCTTCCATGGACTCCGGTACCCATTGTTGGCTCTGGCTTGGGAGTTGTTATCTCAGGTGTGATTCTTGGCGGGTCATGGGGTGCTGTGAGCATGCTTATTTATGCTCTTCTCGGGTTTGCTGGTGTGCCCTGGTTTGCGGGTTTAAAGGGCGGACCTGAGGTTCTTTTCGGACCCACGGCTGGTTACATTGTCGGTTTTATTTTCGCGGCTGCGTTCGTTGGATACCTCACAAGAATGTCTGGAAAGTCGAGGAGTTTCGTGAAAATCCTGCTTATAGTAGCGGTTGCCAACTTCATTCTCATTTACATTCCGGGGCTTATCTGGCTCAAACGATGGTTTCTTTTCTCATGCCACAGAGCATTAAGCATCAAGGAACTTCTCTTTTTGGGAGCATTGCCATTCGTCCCGG
- a CDS encoding MBL fold metallo-hydrolase has translation MNKEGKIKKKEITRSSVENITITRIVVGPLETNCYILQNSSKDALIIDPGDEGERIVTRIDELGANPRAIILTHGHCDHIAAVPEIVEKFSIPVFAHHDEHAILSSPDKNLCVTFGIELSLRAKEIPADLRELGFPLKVIHLPGHTPGSIGLLGDGFLISGDTIFAGGEVGRTDVPSGDSEKLAKSIKLLLNLDDELIVYPGHGGRFILGNEKRKLRQVLPMLIDGLL, from the coding sequence ATGAACAAAGAGGGAAAAATCAAGAAAAAAGAGATTACTCGTTCGAGTGTAGAGAACATCACGATTACGCGAATTGTGGTTGGACCACTCGAGACGAACTGCTATATACTGCAGAACAGCAGCAAGGACGCGCTAATAATTGACCCCGGTGATGAGGGCGAGAGAATAGTTACCAGAATAGATGAACTTGGAGCCAATCCAAGGGCGATAATTCTTACACACGGACATTGCGACCACATCGCGGCGGTGCCAGAGATAGTGGAAAAGTTTAGCATACCTGTTTTTGCTCATCACGATGAACATGCTATTCTATCCTCGCCGGACAAAAATCTTTGCGTTACATTTGGTATTGAGCTGTCGCTTAGGGCAAAGGAAATACCCGCTGACCTTCGTGAACTCGGATTTCCCCTGAAAGTCATTCATCTTCCGGGGCACACGCCGGGAAGCATCGGACTTCTTGGAGATGGATTCCTGATAAGTGGTGATACCATATTTGCGGGTGGCGAAGTGGGAAGAACCGATGTTCCATCAGGGGATTCAGAAAAGCTTGCGAAGTCGATAAAACTTTTGCTTAATTTGGACGATGAACTCATAGTTTACCCTGGACACGGCGGGCGATTTATTCTGGGCAACGAAAAGAGAAAACTTAGGCAAGTGTTGCCAATGCTTATTGATGGATTATTGTGA